One window of Pocillopora verrucosa isolate sample1 chromosome 9, ASM3666991v2, whole genome shotgun sequence genomic DNA carries:
- the LOC131793574 gene encoding alpha-1A adrenergic receptor-like: MRRLNSSFTLNYSTTRSNLSDWIPNEQNISSGIIIQSVFLALVIIVGVVANSLVCLVIYKRRNLHTVLYSFLVSLSVSDLLHSALKMPTTMLSTLHIRWYPHPSFCYITTPFGVLFGAATVFNLCAVALNQYFIILKPLLYPMVMTARHARYVIAGLWAGSIVISLPPIFWRSADTICKSGAVSNDNYLSEVLYLSALWTFVVIIPTVVMGISYTKIFLEARRQIFKMREGTQLNGELRASHTRRKEFRAAALLALVGGIFILCWLPFFVVQTLHKFSAANIAPFYFRLFLCVMYSKSAINPLLYTALNKELRKALIQYLGLQKKISHDSKARVLNTRMTNLKNGLNQHESLL, encoded by the coding sequence ATGAGGAGACTCAATTCTTCATTCACTTTGAACTATTCAACGACACGGTCGAATTTATCCGATTGGATCCCAAATGAGCAGAACATCTCATCAGGGATCATTATTCAGTCTGTGTTCCTAGCCCTGGTGATAATTGTCGGTGTGGTCGCTAACTCCCTGGTTTGTCTTGTGATTTACAAGCGAAGAAATCTTCACACGGTCCTCTACAGTTTCCTGGTGAGCCTCTCCGTGTCTGATCTTCTTCACTCCGCTCTCAAGATGCCTACAACCATGCTATCCACTCTACACATCCGCTGGTATCCTCATCCGTCATTCTGCTACATCACCACTCCCTTTGGCGTCCTTTTTGGTGCCGCCACGGTCTTCAACTTGTGCGCAGTTGCTCTAAACCAGTACTTTATCATCCTAAAACCACTTCTCTACCCCATGGTCATGACAGCCAGGCATGCGCGTTACGTCATCGCCGGCCTTTGGGCGGGAAGCATAGTGATCTCTCTTCCGCCGATATTCTGGCGCTCAGCTGACACCATTTGCAAAAGCGGAGCAGTCTCCAACGACAACTATCTTTCTGAAGTGCTTTATTTATCGGCCTTGTGGACATTTGTGGTCATTATTCCAACCGTCGTCATGGGTATAAGCTACACCAAGATTTTTTTAGAGGCGCGTCgccaaattttcaaaatgagagAAGGTACTCAACTAAACGGCGAGTTACGAGCGTCCCACACGCGCAGAAAGGAATTTCGCGCTGCAGCGCTGCTTGCTTTAGTCGGTGGCATTTTCATATTGTGCTGGCTACCGTTTTTCGTTGTTCAAACTTTACACAAATTCTCCGCTGCAAACATTGCACCATTTTATTTTCGTCTATTCCTTTGCGTCATGTACTCAAAGTCGGCAATCAATCCGTTGTTGTACACTGCTCTGAACAAAGAACTAAGGAAAGCGTTAATTCAGTATTTGggtcttcaaaagaaaatcTCTCATGACAGTAAAGCTCGGGTACTGAATACTCGAATGACCAATCTCAAAAATGGGTTAAATCAACACGAAAGCCTTTTGTAA
- the LOC131793575 gene encoding PEST proteolytic signal-containing nuclear protein-like, producing the protein MAEEVQNTGDSKLLVEKDESEGHTTLKVPSSGEKRKLSETSATPKFTVKPKISMNISGSQQKKTIGVSLKLGSDPKKQKTEPALVEKKGSVASAFNEESDDEEEMPAEAKMRMRNVGRNTPTSAGPNSYNKGNKGFTDHRKAGEKSFKLEHPSRSKEAKQ; encoded by the exons ATGGCGGAAGAAGTCCAAAACACTGGTGATTCCAAGCTTTTGGTAGAGAAGGATGAAAGTGAAG GCCACACCACGCTAAAGGTCCCTTCTTCGGGTGAGAAAAGAAAGCTTTCCGAGACTTCTGCAACTCCCAAATTCACCGTCAAACCAAAAATCTCGATGAATATTTCCGGTTCTCAGCAGAAGAAGACAATTGGAGTCAGCTTAAAACTG GGATCTgatccaaaaaaacaaaagacagaaCCAGCATTGGTCGAAAAGAAGGGGTCTGTCGCATCTGCATTTAACGAAGAG AGTGATGACGAAGAAGAGATGCCGGCAGAAGCTAAAATGAGAATGAGGAATGTAGGGAG AAACACTCCCACATCAGCAGGGCCTAATTCttataacaaaggaaataaaggatTTACAGATCATCGGAAAGCAGGCGAAAAGAGTTTTAAACTAGAACACCCATCAAGGTCCAAGGAGGCAAAACAATGA